In one window of Catalinimonas alkaloidigena DNA:
- a CDS encoding TolC family protein, whose product MNLFFTRWCLVFCLLAPTLSAHPPADSLGSEATLDACIRYALLHQPALRQTALEQEITNADIRIRLSDWLPQVGFNYYIQHYLKLPVSAFPDPSNPDGPRRIVTIGLKNTSALQFSASQTLFSADVLFASRTARDFRAQSYQQTQTAKIDLTVDVSKAFYNVLLTQQQTQVLQETIARLERNLKDAYSQYQAGITDKIDYKRATISLNNARAQLKGISESLEGNYALLKQLMGYPHEAPLQVVSDTAALQQAVPLDTLQQLQFENRVEYQLAQTNLRLQRANVAYNRQAFLPSLSAFLDYNMLYQNDQISEIYSRQFPNSVTGLRLALPILQGGRRLQNIQRANLVYQQSELQVENIQNQINTEYTQALATYKSNLADLQANEENLTIAREVYTTVKLQYDEGIKTYLEVIVSETDLRTAELNRLNALYQVLSAKLDVQRALGTLSPDQE is encoded by the coding sequence ATGAATCTCTTTTTTACCCGCTGGTGTCTGGTTTTCTGTCTACTGGCCCCTACCCTTTCTGCCCACCCTCCTGCCGATTCGCTGGGATCGGAGGCGACGTTGGACGCGTGCATTCGCTATGCACTGCTGCACCAGCCGGCCCTCCGGCAAACGGCACTGGAACAGGAGATTACCAATGCGGACATCCGCATCCGGCTGTCGGACTGGTTGCCGCAGGTAGGCTTTAACTACTACATCCAGCATTACCTGAAACTACCGGTTTCGGCGTTTCCGGACCCATCGAATCCGGATGGCCCCCGGCGGATTGTGACCATTGGTCTGAAAAATACGTCGGCCCTACAATTTTCGGCCTCGCAGACGCTGTTCAGCGCCGATGTGCTGTTTGCCAGCCGAACGGCCCGCGACTTTCGTGCGCAGTCGTACCAGCAAACGCAGACGGCTAAAATCGACCTGACTGTCGACGTGAGCAAGGCGTTTTACAACGTGCTGCTGACCCAGCAACAAACGCAGGTGCTGCAGGAAACCATTGCGCGCCTGGAACGCAACCTGAAAGATGCGTACAGCCAGTACCAAGCGGGCATCACGGACAAGATCGACTACAAGCGGGCGACCATTTCGCTAAACAATGCCCGCGCTCAGCTCAAGGGCATCTCCGAAAGTCTGGAAGGAAATTATGCGTTGCTGAAGCAATTGATGGGCTACCCTCACGAAGCGCCCTTGCAGGTGGTGAGCGATACGGCCGCGCTGCAACAGGCGGTGCCGCTCGACACATTGCAACAACTGCAGTTCGAAAACCGGGTGGAGTACCAACTGGCCCAGACCAACCTGCGGTTGCAACGCGCCAATGTGGCCTACAACCGGCAGGCGTTTCTGCCGTCGTTGTCGGCGTTTCTGGACTACAACATGCTCTACCAGAACGACCAGATCAGCGAGATTTACAGCCGGCAGTTTCCGAACTCCGTGACGGGCCTTCGGCTGGCGCTCCCGATTCTGCAGGGAGGCCGACGCCTGCAAAACATCCAGCGGGCCAACTTGGTCTATCAGCAGTCGGAACTACAGGTAGAAAACATTCAGAACCAGATCAATACCGAGTACACGCAGGCGCTGGCTACGTATAAGAGTAACCTGGCTGACCTGCAGGCCAACGAAGAAAACCTGACTATTGCGCGGGAAGTCTACACCACCGTAAAGTTGCAATACGACGAGGGGATCAAGACGTATCTGGAAGTAATTGTCTCGGAAACCGACCTGCGGACCGCCGAACTCAACCGCCTCAATGCGCTCTATCAGGTGCTTTCGGCTAAACTCGATGTACAACGCGCGCTGGGCACGCTTTCGCCCGATCAAGAATAA